The Paenibacillus sp. G2S3 region CATCCATAATTAACAATAACCCGCAGGTCGATGGCAACGTCTACTTCCTTCACTTCTACAGACAATCCTTTTTTCACATTTTTACCGCCCAAACGTTTGGCCCAGTTGTCCGAAATATTACTTCCTGACATCCCAGCAATACCTGGTGTTTCTAGAACCACCTGTCCAACGATCGATGTGACTACATCATCTGAGATAT contains the following coding sequences:
- a CDS encoding Asp23/Gls24 family envelope stress response protein, which codes for MNEGTEQGLIHISDDVVTSIVGQVVLETPGIAGMSGSNISDNWAKRLGGKNVKKGLSVEVKEVDVAIDLRVIVNYGCVIQEVCYMLQKNVRNAVENMMGLSLVSVNVKVEKVALPV